A single genomic interval of Anaerobacillus sp. CMMVII harbors:
- a CDS encoding GrpB family protein, with protein sequence MEKVYFFSSDTLFEAAEFAFQIHKKKIHELLPEADIQHVGSSAIPNSLTKGDLDIQVRVNTEAFLTAVKALSTIYESNEGSIKTDFFRSFKDDHAVPPLGVQLTVIGSEFDDFWKFREVLLMNLQYRHEYDQLKKQFEGKEMEDYREAKHAFFQRLMKTKEFNNL encoded by the coding sequence ATGGAAAAAGTCTATTTTTTTTCAAGCGATACGCTCTTTGAAGCAGCTGAATTTGCCTTTCAAATTCATAAAAAGAAAATCCATGAACTGCTTCCTGAAGCTGATATCCAACATGTCGGCAGTTCCGCCATACCAAATAGTCTCACGAAAGGTGACTTAGATATTCAAGTGAGAGTTAATACTGAAGCTTTCTTAACTGCTGTAAAAGCTCTTTCTACAATATATGAAAGTAACGAAGGGAGTATTAAGACAGACTTTTTTCGATCATTTAAAGATGATCATGCAGTCCCCCCACTTGGTGTGCAATTAACTGTCATTGGTTCTGAATTTGATGATTTTTGGAAGTTTCGTGAAGTTCTATTAATGAATTTGCAATATCGCCATGAATATGATCAATTAAAGAAACAGTTTGAAGGGAAAGAGATGGAAGATTACCGCGAAGCAAAGCATGCTTTTTTTCAAAGGTTGATGAAAACGAAAGAGTTTAATAACCTATAG
- the phnE gene encoding phosphonate ABC transporter, permease protein PhnE, translated as MVWLKPKYFFIGLILLVAVWYSMEATQFQFEKFKNIPNMYFFIRDQFFPPNWSIMPRLINASFVTLSMAFLGTFIALIVSIPLSFMAARNTSRHPIFCWFNRTMLSGLRSIPEIVFGLMFVVSLGLGPFPAVLAIMLHNIGVLGKLISELIESAEPGPQEAMKSVGATRWVAVLFSILPQIWPNVLSHFFYRFEVAIRTSLILGFIGAGGIGQLLFNHFQTFQYKSVASDIIAIIVLVIVVDFIGGKIRERVI; from the coding sequence ATGGTTTGGTTAAAACCGAAGTATTTTTTTATTGGACTTATTCTACTCGTAGCTGTTTGGTATAGTATGGAAGCTACTCAATTTCAGTTTGAAAAATTTAAGAACATTCCTAATATGTATTTTTTTATTCGCGATCAGTTTTTTCCACCGAATTGGTCAATCATGCCACGATTAATCAATGCTTCTTTTGTAACACTTTCGATGGCGTTCTTAGGTACTTTTATTGCCCTAATTGTATCAATACCGTTAAGCTTTATGGCAGCCAGGAATACTAGTCGTCATCCAATTTTTTGTTGGTTTAATCGAACAATGCTCAGTGGCCTTCGTTCGATCCCAGAAATAGTCTTTGGGTTAATGTTTGTAGTTTCACTTGGCCTAGGACCTTTTCCAGCTGTATTGGCAATTATGCTACATAATATTGGGGTATTAGGAAAACTAATTTCTGAACTTATTGAATCTGCCGAACCTGGCCCACAAGAGGCAATGAAGTCAGTTGGAGCTACAAGGTGGGTCGCGGTATTATTTTCAATCCTTCCACAAATTTGGCCTAATGTTCTTAGTCATTTTTTCTACCGCTTTGAGGTAGCAATTCGAACCTCATTAATTTTAGGGTTTATAGGAGCAGGTGGAATTGGACAGTTACTTTTTAACCATTTCCAAACGTTCCAATATAAGTCGGTTGCTAGTGATATTATAGCTATTATCGTCCTAGTGATTGTCGTTGACTTTATTGGTGGAAAAATTCGCGAAAGGGTTATTTAA
- a CDS encoding PepSY domain-containing protein, giving the protein MSWKRFLLGAGVGFIVGAVLKDQMTKELISPEKALRVVKQKLGKQGVIEGSWIHMIPESYEKNLLDYTVYRGGVSCTIEGEFYQFDFIVDGNTGAILELTSQD; this is encoded by the coding sequence ATGAGCTGGAAACGATTTTTACTTGGGGCTGGAGTTGGCTTTATTGTTGGGGCAGTTCTTAAAGATCAAATGACCAAAGAACTCATCTCACCTGAAAAAGCTTTACGGGTAGTAAAGCAAAAGTTAGGAAAGCAAGGCGTTATTGAAGGATCTTGGATTCATATGATCCCCGAAAGCTACGAAAAAAATCTTTTAGATTACACTGTCTATCGTGGTGGTGTCTCTTGTACAATTGAAGGTGAGTTTTATCAATTTGACTTCATTGTAGACGGAAATACTGGGGCAATATTAGAATTAACCTCACAAGATTAA
- the phnD gene encoding phosphate/phosphite/phosphonate ABC transporter substrate-binding protein — protein MKKVLFLIFFALILVITACGGNTEESKETEGKEASNETEISETTEKGELVIGLIPSQSEGEMETAINKLQDELEEKLGRSVKIDHYPAYNGVVEALNYEHIDMAYFGPLTYVIAHERSGAQAIITQLVNGEPYYHSYFITKADAKWGTLDELLEDKANIDLAFASPSSTSGSLIPGVELKERGVFRDADDHDFATVTYTGSHDITAQSVLNGSVHVGAIDSAIFEARIRSGAINEDDYKIIWKSERIFQYPWAVRPNMDAATIKELQDAFISITDEDILNAFGATAFTTATNEDYAAIRNAAIVDGRMDDDLDAK, from the coding sequence ATGAAAAAAGTGTTATTTTTGATATTTTTTGCTCTTATTCTAGTAATAACAGCTTGTGGTGGCAATACTGAAGAAAGCAAAGAAACAGAGGGGAAAGAAGCCTCAAATGAAACAGAGATTTCTGAAACCACAGAAAAAGGTGAATTAGTAATCGGGTTAATTCCTTCACAGTCTGAAGGTGAAATGGAAACTGCCATAAATAAGCTTCAAGATGAGTTAGAAGAAAAACTTGGTCGTTCTGTAAAAATTGACCACTACCCTGCCTACAATGGTGTTGTAGAAGCACTAAATTATGAACATATCGATATGGCATATTTTGGTCCATTAACGTATGTTATTGCTCACGAACGTAGTGGAGCACAAGCAATCATTACACAATTAGTAAATGGCGAACCATATTACCATTCGTATTTTATTACGAAAGCCGATGCTAAGTGGGGTACACTAGATGAATTGTTAGAAGATAAGGCAAATATTGATTTAGCATTTGCTAGCCCATCTTCAACTTCTGGTTCTTTAATTCCAGGTGTTGAACTTAAAGAACGTGGCGTTTTCCGTGATGCAGATGATCATGATTTTGCCACTGTAACTTACACAGGTAGCCATGATATTACAGCTCAATCTGTGTTAAATGGTAGTGTACATGTTGGTGCAATTGACAGCGCCATCTTTGAAGCGAGAATTCGTTCAGGTGCTATAAATGAAGATGACTATAAAATCATTTGGAAATCAGAAAGAATCTTCCAATATCCTTGGGCAGTTCGTCCTAATATGGACGCTGCAACCATTAAAGAATTGCAAGACGCATTCATTAGCATTACTGATGAAGATATTTTAAATGCATTTGGTGCAACAGCATTCACAACAGCAACAAATGAAGACTATGCTGCTATTCGAAATGCTGCTATTGTTGATGGTCGCATGGATGACGATCTAGACGCAAAGTAA
- a CDS encoding YjcZ family sporulation protein — protein MHNNFSLIVVLFILLVIVGSAYIGY, from the coding sequence ATGCATAACAATTTCTCATTAATCGTTGTGTTGTTCATTCTGTTAGTAATTGTTGGTTCCGCTTATATTGGCTACTAA
- a CDS encoding M42 family metallopeptidase, with protein sequence MNQDTLQLFKTLTELQGAPGFEHQVRKFVRSELEKYTGEIIQDRLGSIFGVKRGDENGPKVMVAGHMDEVGFMVTSISDKGLIRFQPLGGWWSQVLLAQRMQIMTDNGPVIGVIGSIPPHLLDEAKRNKPMEIKNMYIDIGADDKVDAEKIGIKPGQQIVPICPFTPMANEKKILAKAWDNRYGCGLAIELLKELKDEKIPNILFSGATVQEEVGLRGAQTAANMIEPDIFYALDASPANDATGDKDSFGHLGKGALLRIYDRSMITHRGMRDFILDTAETNNIPYQYFISQGGTDAGRVHISGSGVPSAVIGLCSRYIHTSASIIHVDDYAAAKELLVKLVKTTDKTAVETIRNNS encoded by the coding sequence ATGAATCAAGACACATTACAGTTGTTTAAAACATTAACAGAACTTCAAGGTGCACCAGGATTTGAACACCAGGTACGAAAGTTTGTCCGTAGTGAACTTGAAAAGTATACAGGTGAAATCATTCAAGATCGTCTTGGAAGTATCTTTGGTGTAAAGCGTGGGGATGAGAACGGGCCAAAAGTTATGGTAGCTGGTCATATGGATGAAGTTGGATTCATGGTAACTTCAATTTCTGATAAAGGTTTAATTCGCTTTCAACCCCTTGGAGGCTGGTGGAGTCAAGTATTACTTGCCCAACGTATGCAGATCATGACCGATAATGGACCAGTCATTGGGGTCATTGGTTCAATTCCTCCACATTTACTAGACGAAGCAAAGCGTAACAAGCCAATGGAGATTAAAAATATGTATATTGATATAGGTGCAGACGATAAGGTGGATGCCGAAAAGATAGGCATTAAGCCTGGGCAACAAATTGTCCCTATCTGTCCATTTACACCAATGGCAAATGAAAAGAAAATTTTAGCTAAGGCATGGGATAATCGTTACGGCTGTGGACTAGCTATTGAATTGTTAAAAGAGCTAAAAGATGAAAAAATTCCCAACATCTTGTTCTCAGGAGCAACGGTTCAAGAAGAAGTCGGTCTAAGAGGAGCCCAAACAGCGGCAAATATGATCGAACCAGATATTTTCTATGCATTAGATGCAAGTCCAGCAAACGATGCTACAGGCGATAAGGACTCATTCGGTCATTTAGGAAAAGGTGCATTGCTCCGTATTTATGATCGTTCAATGATTACACATCGTGGCATGCGCGACTTTATTCTTGATACTGCGGAAACAAATAACATACCATATCAATATTTTATTTCTCAAGGAGGAACTGATGCAGGGCGAGTTCACATATCTGGTAGCGGTGTACCATCTGCTGTTATTGGCCTTTGCTCACGTTATATTCATACATCTGCTTCAATTATCCATGTTGATGATTACGCAGCTGCAAAAGAACTTTTAGTAAAACTTGTGAAAACAACTGACAAAACTGCTGTTGAAACTATCAGAAATAACAGTTAA
- a CDS encoding thioredoxin family protein: MKSIESKEMFLQEIASGLSVVMFSANWCPDCVVIKPDLPEIEEQYSDFIFYYADRDQLIDLCGELDIYGIPSFITYHDGKEIDRFVSKERKSKAEIESFLSQSLQKVSK, from the coding sequence TTGAAATCAATCGAGTCAAAAGAAATGTTTTTACAGGAAATTGCTTCAGGGCTGTCTGTTGTTATGTTTTCAGCAAATTGGTGTCCAGATTGTGTTGTGATTAAGCCGGACCTACCAGAGATTGAAGAGCAATATTCAGATTTTATCTTTTATTATGCCGATCGTGATCAACTGATAGATCTTTGTGGCGAATTAGACATTTATGGAATTCCAAGCTTTATTACCTATCATGATGGGAAAGAAATTGATCGGTTTGTAAGTAAAGAGCGTAAATCAAAAGCAGAAATTGAAAGTTTTTTGTCGCAATCCTTACAAAAGGTATCTAAATAA
- a CDS encoding anaerobic C4-dicarboxylate transporter family protein: protein MIWVQFIIILVCILVGARIGGVGLGVMGGVGLAILTFGFQLQPTAPPIDVMLMILAVITAAGALQASGGLNFLVYLAEKMLRKNPSRITFMAPITTYIFTFFAGTGHVAYSLLPVISEVAQESKVRPERPLSIAVIASQQAITASPISAATVALLAILAPFNITLLQILSISIPATFLGIMISAFFISKRGYELEDDPEYQRRLQNGLMPMKQERDKGTVTKQSKISVALFLFGAILVVLLGSFPELRPTFEVNGEVSQLSMPFAIQIIMLAVAAIIILLCKADVEKIVTGNVFRAGVVAVVAIFGIAWMGDTFFQANIGVIQEQIQFAVTNAPWIFAFALFILSVLLNSQAATVRALVPLGVTLGISPFFLIAMFPAVNGYFFMPNYGPLLAAINMDRTGTTKIGKYIFNHSFMTPGLITTVSSLIIGFTLVLIFY, encoded by the coding sequence ATGATTTGGGTACAGTTTATTATTATTTTAGTTTGTATTTTAGTAGGTGCTAGGATTGGCGGAGTAGGTTTAGGGGTAATGGGTGGTGTTGGTTTAGCAATCTTAACTTTTGGTTTTCAATTGCAACCTACAGCCCCCCCAATCGATGTTATGTTAATGATTTTAGCAGTAATTACTGCCGCAGGAGCTTTACAAGCATCGGGTGGTTTAAACTTCTTAGTTTATTTAGCTGAAAAAATGCTTAGAAAAAATCCTAGTAGAATAACTTTTATGGCACCAATAACAACCTATATATTCACATTTTTTGCAGGAACAGGACATGTGGCGTATAGTCTGTTACCGGTAATATCTGAAGTAGCCCAGGAATCTAAGGTTAGACCTGAGCGACCACTGTCAATTGCCGTAATCGCATCGCAACAGGCAATTACCGCTAGTCCTATATCAGCAGCAACTGTGGCATTGCTAGCAATACTAGCACCTTTTAATATTACTTTATTACAAATTCTCTCAATTTCAATTCCAGCAACTTTTTTAGGTATTATGATTTCAGCATTTTTTATTAGTAAGAGAGGATATGAGTTAGAGGATGACCCTGAATATCAGCGCCGCTTACAAAATGGCTTAATGCCAATGAAACAAGAAAGAGATAAAGGAACCGTAACAAAACAATCAAAAATATCTGTAGCTCTGTTTCTATTCGGTGCTATCCTAGTTGTTCTTTTAGGTAGTTTTCCAGAATTACGGCCAACTTTTGAAGTGAATGGTGAGGTATCACAATTATCAATGCCCTTTGCCATTCAGATTATTATGTTAGCTGTCGCAGCAATCATCATTTTATTGTGTAAAGCTGATGTAGAAAAAATCGTAACTGGTAATGTTTTTAGAGCTGGTGTTGTAGCTGTTGTCGCCATTTTCGGGATTGCTTGGATGGGCGATACATTCTTCCAGGCGAACATCGGTGTTATACAGGAGCAAATTCAATTTGCAGTAACGAATGCTCCTTGGATATTTGCATTTGCATTATTTATACTATCTGTTCTTCTAAATTCTCAAGCAGCAACCGTTCGGGCTTTAGTACCGCTAGGTGTAACATTGGGGATATCTCCATTTTTCTTGATCGCAATGTTCCCTGCTGTAAATGGGTATTTCTTTATGCCGAATTATGGTCCATTACTTGCGGCGATAAATATGGATCGAACAGGAACAACAAAAATAGGGAAATATATTTTTAACCATAGTTTCATGACTCCTGGACTAATTACGACTGTTAGTTCATTAATTATTGGCTTTACTTTGGTTCTAATCTTTTACTAA
- a CDS encoding YebC/PmpR family DNA-binding transcriptional regulator — translation MGRKWNNIKEKKASKDANTSRIYAKFGRLIYVAAKQGEPNPESNQALKVVLERAKTYSVPRAIIDRAIEKAKGSSEENYVELRYEGFGPNGSMIIVDTLTNNVNRTAAEVRAAFSKNGGNMGVNGSVSYMFDATAVFGIEGKTADDVLEILMEADIDVRDIIEEDEAVIVYAEPDQFHVVQEALKNVGITEFTVAELSMLAQNDVTLPEDVQVKFEKIIDTLEDLEDVQQVYHNVDLGE, via the coding sequence ATGGGACGTAAATGGAACAATATTAAAGAAAAAAAAGCGTCAAAGGATGCAAATACAAGTCGTATTTATGCAAAGTTTGGACGATTAATTTACGTAGCAGCAAAACAAGGTGAACCGAATCCAGAATCAAATCAAGCATTAAAAGTGGTACTTGAGCGTGCGAAAACGTACAGTGTACCAAGAGCAATTATTGATCGTGCGATCGAAAAAGCAAAAGGAAGTTCGGAAGAAAACTACGTTGAACTTCGTTATGAAGGTTTCGGTCCAAATGGTTCAATGATTATCGTTGATACATTAACGAATAACGTTAACCGTACAGCTGCAGAGGTGCGTGCTGCTTTTAGTAAAAATGGTGGGAACATGGGAGTAAACGGATCTGTTTCGTATATGTTCGATGCTACAGCAGTATTTGGAATTGAAGGGAAAACAGCTGATGATGTGCTTGAAATTTTAATGGAAGCTGATATAGACGTACGCGACATTATTGAAGAGGATGAAGCGGTTATCGTTTATGCTGAACCTGATCAGTTCCATGTTGTGCAAGAAGCATTAAAAAACGTTGGGATTACAGAGTTTACCGTAGCGGAACTTTCAATGCTTGCTCAAAATGATGTAACTCTCCCAGAGGACGTACAAGTAAAATTCGAAAAAATAATTGATACATTAGAGGATCTAGAAGACGTTCAACAAGTGTACCATAATGTTGATTTAGGCGAATAA
- a CDS encoding N-acetyltransferase, whose product MQKIIFVEIEVNNRHKFLGYLLLADESEEVVETYIHQGDMFSIYLEEILVGVMFFTFEPNNVVEIKNMAISPEFQGRGIGKALINEAFKMYESKGFSKMIVGTANSSISNLAFYQKAGFRMSAIKKNFFLQYPEPIIEDGIRAIDMVMFEKELGK is encoded by the coding sequence TTGCAGAAAATTATATTTGTTGAAATTGAGGTAAATAACCGACACAAATTTTTGGGTTATTTACTATTAGCAGATGAAAGTGAAGAAGTAGTTGAAACATATATTCACCAGGGCGATATGTTTTCCATTTACTTGGAGGAGATATTGGTAGGAGTAATGTTCTTCACATTCGAGCCAAATAATGTAGTCGAAATAAAAAATATGGCAATCTCACCTGAATTTCAGGGAAGGGGAATAGGGAAAGCACTTATTAACGAAGCCTTTAAAATGTATGAAAGCAAGGGTTTTAGTAAAATGATAGTCGGAACGGCCAATTCTAGCATATCAAATCTAGCTTTTTACCAGAAAGCTGGTTTTAGAATGAGTGCGATTAAAAAGAATTTCTTTCTACAATACCCAGAGCCTATTATTGAGGATGGAATAAGAGCAATCGATATGGTGATGTTTGAAAAAGAATTAGGAAAATGA
- a CDS encoding sigma-70 family RNA polymerase sigma factor encodes MYAQNHNRNDDDQFRNVDKEEAIEQLMIQYGEEIKRLIFTYTKNWAQADDLTQDVFLTIYLKLDQFTGKSAIRTWIYSIAINKCKDFKRSWHFRNIEIVEKVIAFTRADTATPEINAIQKDDCAFLMEQVMSLPIKYREVILLFYYKDFTIEEIAGLTGLNQGTVKTRLKRAREKLHTIYMGKRGESVE; translated from the coding sequence TTGTATGCACAAAATCATAATAGAAATGATGATGATCAATTCAGGAACGTCGACAAAGAAGAAGCCATTGAACAACTCATGATTCAATACGGTGAAGAAATCAAACGGCTTATCTTCACCTATACAAAAAATTGGGCGCAAGCAGATGATCTAACCCAAGATGTATTTTTAACGATTTATTTAAAGCTTGATCAATTTACTGGCAAATCGGCAATTAGAACTTGGATTTATTCGATTGCTATCAATAAATGCAAAGATTTTAAGCGGAGTTGGCATTTTCGAAATATCGAGATTGTTGAAAAAGTCATTGCCTTTACAAGAGCTGATACTGCCACTCCCGAAATAAACGCTATTCAAAAAGATGATTGTGCTTTTTTGATGGAACAAGTTATGTCACTACCTATTAAGTACCGTGAAGTAATCCTATTATTTTATTATAAAGACTTTACGATTGAAGAGATTGCCGGTTTAACAGGGTTAAACCAGGGGACTGTTAAAACGCGCTTAAAACGTGCACGAGAAAAATTACACACCATCTATATGGGAAAAAGAGGTGAGTCTGTTGAATAA
- a CDS encoding VOC family protein, producing MIHHIELYVSNLANSIKFWGWLLEDLGFHSYQKWDKGHSFKLDKSYIVFVQTEDRFLDVPYHRCRVGLNHLAFHAKSKEHVDQVTIKLKDLGVPILYEDKHPFAGGEDYYAVFFEDPDRIKVELVAPSEV from the coding sequence ATGATTCATCATATTGAGCTGTATGTTTCAAATTTAGCAAATTCAATTAAATTTTGGGGCTGGTTATTAGAGGACTTAGGATTTCATAGTTATCAAAAGTGGGATAAGGGACATAGCTTTAAATTAGATAAATCCTATATAGTTTTTGTACAGACTGAAGACCGATTTTTAGATGTTCCCTATCACCGCTGTCGAGTTGGTTTAAACCATCTAGCTTTTCATGCAAAGTCTAAAGAACACGTTGATCAGGTAACTATAAAACTTAAGGATTTGGGCGTACCTATTCTCTATGAGGATAAGCATCCTTTTGCAGGTGGAGAAGATTATTATGCTGTGTTTTTTGAGGATCCTGACAGGATTAAAGTCGAGTTAGTAGCTCCTAGTGAAGTATAG
- the phnC gene encoding phosphonate ABC transporter ATP-binding protein, with protein sequence MLQINDLYVKYPKAKEHALTNVNIAFEKGEFVCILGKSGAGKSTFIRCLNGLQRPTSGSVLWNEQNIFQLPEGKLRKVRVEMGMIFQHFNLIPRLSVYQNVLTGMFGKRSPWKNLLGLFSKEEKELTNKMIANVDLTSHKNKRVEALSGGQKQRVAIARALLQNPKVFLGDEPVASLDPGTANRIFSLLQSIHREYELLTIINVHDVVLAKQFATRIIALKDGEVVFDDTPDKFTDEIYDLVY encoded by the coding sequence ATGCTGCAAATAAATGATCTATATGTAAAATATCCAAAAGCAAAGGAACATGCCCTTACAAATGTGAATATAGCATTCGAAAAAGGTGAATTTGTTTGTATTTTAGGGAAAAGTGGCGCAGGAAAGTCTACCTTTATCCGCTGCTTAAATGGTTTACAACGTCCTACATCAGGCTCTGTGCTTTGGAACGAGCAAAATATTTTTCAACTACCTGAGGGAAAACTCCGAAAAGTTCGGGTAGAAATGGGGATGATTTTTCAACACTTCAATCTAATTCCGAGACTTAGCGTATACCAAAATGTTTTAACAGGGATGTTTGGAAAACGTTCACCGTGGAAAAACCTTTTAGGTTTGTTCTCAAAAGAAGAGAAAGAGCTTACAAATAAAATGATAGCTAATGTGGATTTAACTTCCCATAAAAACAAGCGCGTAGAAGCTTTAAGTGGTGGACAGAAACAACGGGTTGCAATCGCTCGAGCACTGTTACAAAATCCAAAAGTGTTTTTAGGAGATGAGCCTGTTGCAAGCCTAGATCCTGGCACAGCTAATCGAATTTTTTCATTGCTACAATCCATCCACCGTGAATACGAATTATTAACAATAATAAATGTACATGATGTCGTATTAGCGAAACAATTTGCAACGAGAATTATAGCCTTAAAAGATGGCGAAGTGGTCTTTGATGATACACCTGATAAATTTACTGATGAAATATATGATTTAGTATATTAA
- a CDS encoding PTS transporter subunit IIC, protein MKGFLHKKGVTLSLKTYFITSLSFMALGLFSSLIIGLIIRTVGQQIKFLEFLVPMGQLAMDLMGPAIGVAVAYGLKAPRLVLFPAVVIGAAGAALGGPAGAFIATLFATEIGKLVSKETRLDIIITPFVTIATGYTIANTLGQIIASGIDYFGMLIMWSVERQPFVMGILVALLMGLALTAPISSAAIAFMLGLEGIAAGAATVGCAAQMIGFATSSYRENGFSGFIALGIGTSMLQVANIIRNPIILIPPTVAGMVLAPFATMMFQMVNNPAGAGMGTSGLVGQIMTFTVMGFSRDVLIGVVMLHFIGPAVISLLLSEGLRKAGLIKFGDMKIEQ, encoded by the coding sequence TTGAAGGGATTTTTACATAAAAAAGGCGTTACGCTCTCTTTAAAGACGTACTTTATTACGTCACTTAGTTTTATGGCTTTAGGGTTATTTTCTTCGCTGATCATTGGATTAATTATTCGTACAGTTGGTCAACAGATAAAGTTTCTCGAATTTTTAGTCCCAATGGGACAATTGGCAATGGACTTGATGGGTCCTGCAATTGGTGTAGCAGTTGCCTATGGTTTAAAAGCACCAAGACTTGTCCTTTTTCCTGCGGTTGTTATTGGTGCAGCTGGAGCGGCATTAGGTGGTCCGGCAGGTGCATTCATTGCGACCCTATTTGCCACTGAGATAGGAAAGTTGGTCTCTAAAGAAACACGTTTAGATATTATTATCACTCCATTTGTAACGATTGCAACGGGCTACACAATTGCCAATACACTTGGCCAAATCATTGCCAGTGGAATTGATTATTTTGGAATGCTAATTATGTGGTCAGTGGAACGCCAACCTTTCGTAATGGGTATTCTAGTTGCATTACTAATGGGACTTGCCTTAACTGCACCCATTTCAAGTGCAGCAATTGCTTTCATGCTTGGTTTAGAAGGAATTGCAGCCGGTGCTGCGACAGTTGGATGTGCTGCCCAGATGATAGGGTTTGCGACAAGTAGCTATCGTGAAAATGGGTTTTCTGGATTTATCGCACTTGGAATAGGAACTTCAATGTTGCAAGTGGCAAATATAATAAGAAATCCAATCATCCTCATTCCTCCGACCGTGGCGGGAATGGTTTTAGCCCCATTTGCTACGATGATGTTTCAGATGGTCAATAATCCGGCAGGAGCAGGAATGGGGACGAGCGGTTTAGTAGGGCAGATAATGACATTTACAGTGATGGGGTTTTCAAGAGATGTCTTAATTGGTGTAGTGATGCTTCATTTTATTGGTCCTGCTGTCATAAGTTTACTTTTATCAGAAGGATTAAGGAAAGCTGGACTAATTAAATTTGGCGATATGAAAATTGAGCAATAA
- a CDS encoding DUF84 family protein yields MKVAVGSTNPTKVKAVHNVVGDLFEVIPLKVPSDVSEQPFGDQETVTGALNRAKTCLEVCEADFAIGLEGGVAETEYGMLVINWGALVDRDGNEYIASGARAILPDEVASLVRDGRTLGEAMDLYTKRLGVSKLEGAMGIITNSRINRDEMFSHVVKVLIGQYEFHKGQSI; encoded by the coding sequence ATGAAGGTAGCCGTTGGTTCGACAAATCCTACAAAAGTTAAGGCCGTACATAATGTAGTAGGTGATCTTTTTGAAGTTATCCCATTAAAGGTTCCGTCAGATGTTTCAGAACAACCATTTGGTGATCAAGAAACAGTAACAGGAGCACTTAATCGGGCAAAAACTTGTTTAGAAGTATGTGAAGCAGATTTTGCTATTGGTTTAGAGGGTGGAGTCGCAGAGACAGAGTACGGCATGTTGGTTATTAATTGGGGTGCCCTTGTTGATCGAGATGGAAATGAGTATATAGCTAGTGGAGCTAGAGCGATTCTTCCAGATGAAGTCGCTAGTTTAGTTCGCGACGGTCGAACATTGGGAGAGGCCATGGACTTATACACCAAAAGGTTGGGAGTAAGTAAGTTAGAAGGTGCCATGGGTATTATTACTAATAGTCGCATTAATCGTGATGAAATGTTTTCACACGTAGTCAAAGTACTAATTGGACAATATGAATTCCATAAGGGACAATCAATATAA